The window ACGCGCTAACGTCATTAATTTTGTTTCTTTACCTTAAATAGGCATGGCGATATGTTTAGGGAATAGCGCCGTAAGTGCTTTAATTTGATTTATTGCTGAAATAATTGATTGCATTTCCTCTTTATTAAATTCTTCAAAACCTAAATGATGTTTATCACTATTAATTTCGGCTAAATAAAGAATCATATTAAGCATTCTCTCATCACTTAATCTTAGATACTCAATAAATCCGGAAAGCTCTTTATTATCTGGACATTCTTTATTTGAATGAAAAACGGTTGTCCTTAATTGAGCAGCTTTATTCAACTCATTCACGCGATATTCTAAGCTGTCACCGTGATTTTCGTAGTGCCTAGTTGTTACATTCTTTACTGGCACATCATCAGTTTTCACATTATCGAGTGATTCAATAAGCTTTTTTGTTTTAACTAACTCAATTGCCGTAGTTCCCATGTTCTATATCAACCCCCTAAAATGGGATGTTATCATCCATTGGAATATCACTCATGCAGTGTATACCTTTGCCTCTTGTCCCCAATACACTTTCATTGCAAGCCTCTCTTATGTCACTACTTAGCTCACA is drawn from Providencia huaxiensis and contains these coding sequences:
- a CDS encoding DUF5347 family protein produces the protein MGTTAIELVKTKKLIESLDNVKTDDVPVKNVTTRHYENHGDSLEYRVNELNKAAQLRTTVFHSNKECPDNKELSGFIEYLRLSDERMLNMILYLAEINSDKHHLGFEEFNKEEMQSIISAINQIKALTALFPKHIAMPI